A segment of the Doryrhamphus excisus isolate RoL2022-K1 chromosome 7, RoL_Dexc_1.0, whole genome shotgun sequence genome:
TCGGGGCTTTCTGGTGAGTACGTTAGCGGTAGATGTATCCTCGGGCTATCGTTGACTGCATCAAGGTTGAACTTGAGACTTTTTTGGAGGCTGACCTCCTCTTCTTCCCCAAGTGGTTTTGGAGATTTCTGAGGCTTTCCTTTCCTGCCTCTTTTACCTTTGGCATTTTTTGGTGCCTGTTTGGGTGCGTATAAGTCTTTTGTTTCCTTCTTGCCCGCTTGATATCCACTCTTTGTCTCCCTCTGGATGCGGTGTCGGATGAAAACCACCACCAAGATGAGCATAACAACACCTGCCACACCAGCAAGACTTCCAAACAAAATGTTGCTGCGTTGTGCGGCAAAACCACTATCAGGATCACCTGCAATATCCCTGTCTAGTGGAGTGTAAATACTGTGTCCCACCAGTGCCTCCACTAAGCTGACATTTGTAATGGTTTCATTGACATAGATATGGACCAAGGCTGTGGCATGACGTGCAGGCTTCCCCCTGTCACTCACTTTTACCACCAGGCGATGTAGTCCGCCATATTTGGGAGTCATCTCCTTTGCCAGGGTAATCTCCCCGCTGGAGGGGGAGATGCGAAACAACTGGTAAGGGTTTCCACCTGCAATGCTGAAGATCAGATCTGCATTGGGCCCACTGTCCAGATCTTCAGCTTCCACTATCTCCACATGGCTGTCTGGGGAAGCTAAAGGTGACAAGCGAGTGAAGGAGGTATTGGAGGGCTTTGTGACCACCGGGTCATTGTCATTTTCATCCAGCACGTTGATGGTAACACCCACATAAGAGGACCGAGGTGGCTGACCTCCATCCACTGCTTTGAGACGGAAAGTGTAGCTgctttctttctctctgtcaAATGAAATGCTCGATAGAATGGTGCCAGTTCCATTTTGAACAACAAATTTCCCTCCATCGGGCTCTACAGAGAGCTGAACACGGGCATTCTCACCTTTATCTACATCCATGACAGTTACCATGCCAACTGGGCTGAGGGGAGGCATGTTTTCTAAAACCGAGAAGCTATAGCCGCTAAGCATGAATTTTGGATCGTTGTCGTTGCGGTCGAGGACTCTTATCATAACGCTTGCTGTTCCTTTATGCACAGGTGAGCCTTTGTCAGATGCAGTGACCCGGAACTCATAATGTTCTTTGTGTTCACGATCCAGTGGGTTACGGGCTTTGACTGCTCCGGTATTTGGATCAATCTCAAATAGACCCTTGATGGATGTGTCTGCCACGATGTTGTACAAGAGTTCAGCATTTGTGCTGCTGTCTGCATCTGAGGCTATGACATCCAAAACCTTTTCTCCTGGTAGGTTTTCCTCCGCGAACTCGACCTCAAACAAGGTTGGGGAGAACACCGGAGAGTTATCATTCACATCAGTGACCTGCACTTTCAATGAGTTGGTGCTCGAGAGTGCTGGATTTCCTGAATCTACGGCCACAATCTCCACCCGATAATCCTTCACCCTTTCGTAGTCGAGAGGAGTGGTGGTTTGTAGGAAGTACTTCCTCTTGTTGTCGCTGGATGAGTCGCTGATAGGGCGAAGCTGGAAAGGCACATCGCCCGCCACCACACATGTGACCACGGCATTCTCTCCCATATCCTTGTCGGACACTTGCACCAAGGCAACCGCCGTTCCAACTGGCATGTCTTCTGAAATGTTAGCCACTCCCTCGCTGTGGGTCACAAGCCCAATCCCGCGTATCTCCACAGCTGGAGCGTTGTCATTCTGGTCGGTCACCTCAATGGTCACAAACGTCTTAGAGCTCTTGGGTTGCGGACCCTTATCCCTCGCCACCACGTAGAAGGACAAGCTGTCAATTTCCTCTCGATCTAGTGACCCTTTGACATAGATGATGCCGGTGGATCGATCGATTCGTAAGAGTTTCGGCACCGGTTCTCCTGCTTGATGGAGTGTGTACTCAATTTCTCCATTGGGGCCCATGTCAGAGTCATTTGCTTTGACCTATAAAAAATGTCACAGTTAAACGTGTGAATTATCAGCAAAGATGTGAAATAATAATGGATAATTTGCATAATACTGCATGATATTAGTCTCACCTGTAACACGGAGTGCCCCACTGGACTATTCTCCAACACTTCAGCTTCATAGGTGGCTTTTTCAAACTTGGGGGCATTGTCGTTGGTATCAGTGACGACCACTCGCAGCAAAGCGCTGCTGTAGCGTTGTGGGTTGCCGCCATCCACTGCTTTGATGGTGAGGTCATAGGAATCCTTTAACTCGCGATCTAAGTTGCCCAGAACGATAAGCTGCGGGAGCTTGCCACCCCTGTCGTCAGCCACTTGTAAACCAAATAACGTTGCTGCATCTGGTCCGGCAGTCAGGGCGTAGTCACTCACCCCATTCCTGTCTGAGTCCCTGTCAGTGGCGAGCGGTATGGAGAACAGTGCCCCCATTATCGTGTTCTCGGGTACGGAGATGGTGAGCACAGACGAAGGGAACTGGGGGGTGTTGTCATTGATGTCCTGGACCTCAATGCGTCCTTCAATGAGTCTGGGGCTCTGATTCTGTATCAAATCTGTCACCGATACTTCAAATTCCAGGTAGCAGGGCTTACCCTTAACAAGCAACCGGCAGTCTCTCAGTGTCTCTCTGTCGATGGGAATCTCAGTGGTGAAAATATCTCCAGTCTTTCCATCAACGCGTAGATAAGGGGCACCCACCTCCAGCTTGTACAGATGACCCGAGTCTGGCAGCCCCTGGTCTGCTGCCAGACTACCAATAAGAGAGTTAGGAGGCTGCTCCTCCTGAACCCTGTACAGGATGCTGCCGACAGCAGAGCCACAGAGCAGAAGCAGAAGCCAAAACAGCATCACGAGTAAATTGCGTTCCATGGGGTCATCAGAAGATCTGCCTGTAAAACAACAAGGAGAATGTCTATCAAAGTTCATTTTCCTGACAAAAGACTTAACTGTGACAGTCTGCCaggaaaatatatacagtattgcctTCAATACACATTCATACAAATGGGATTTTTGGAATTCTAATTATTTTCCTGCTCCTTTGCCACAGAGCTTCATACACATCTCAGGGGCCAGGGTGGATTAGTCCAGTTGCATAATCAAATGGAAACTGAATGGATTTATGAAAGACTCAAAACAGGAGAATACGTACGGTACTGTATATTACTGGGGggtcgtttttgttttttgttttttttttggggggggggggagtattTTGATTACAAAAAGGCAGGACACTCAGCCCGACAATGAGATAGTTTAAGATGCCTCACGATTTCAATACATTGAAAGGAAAAGTACACTCTTTAGGAAGTCCgctcatcatccacaatcccgATGTGGGACGCCAACATATGTACATCTCACGCTTTTCTGTGcgttgtaaagatataaaaacagctaaaaaagagACAGTTCATTAATGCACGTTGAGATacacctattccgcctacaAAGCACACTATTAACACACCTCCAgaaacctccaacaaggttttctggttttctatccatgctgtgagcatgtagtaacaggtactaCATCCATGATAGATACTTAAAGGATTTTGGTCATTTGAACTATTCACTGAACTTGGTACATTATTTTCACATAGCAACAGAGAAAGGAACAACAAGTACAAGTTatattctgtatatatatatttttatatcctGCATATCAGGTTTCTAATATAGGTGGAAAAGTGTGTGACGGCCCCCCgcaatttttttctgtttcattttttattttatttttttctgttttatttttttattttgtatatttccaCTTTGTTTTAGTAAATTTTGATTTATATTTTGAagtatgacattattctcactTATTTACTATGCCCAATATGGATGGACTTCTCCTCCaccctaattttccaaacaaatacaactttatttgtattgtttgatgttcataatattac
Coding sequences within it:
- the pcdh1a gene encoding protocadherin-1 encodes the protein MERNLLVMLFWLLLLLCGSAVGSILYRVQEEQPPNSLIGSLAADQGLPDSGHLYKLEVGAPYLRVDGKTGDIFTTEIPIDRETLRDCRLLVKGKPCYLEFEVSVTDLIQNQSPRLIEGRIEVQDINDNTPQFPSSVLTISVPENTIMGALFSIPLATDRDSDRNGVSDYALTAGPDAATLFGLQVADDRGGKLPQLIVLGNLDRELKDSYDLTIKAVDGGNPQRYSSALLRVVVTDTNDNAPKFEKATYEAEVLENSPVGHSVLQVKANDSDMGPNGEIEYTLHQAGEPVPKLLRIDRSTGIIYVKGSLDREEIDSLSFYVVARDKGPQPKSSKTFVTIEVTDQNDNAPAVEIRGIGLVTHSEGVANISEDMPVGTAVALVQVSDKDMGENAVVTCVVAGDVPFQLRPISDSSSDNKRKYFLQTTTPLDYERVKDYRVEIVAVDSGNPALSSTNSLKVQVTDVNDNSPVFSPTLFEVEFAEENLPGEKVLDVIASDADSSTNAELLYNIVADTSIKGLFEIDPNTGAVKARNPLDREHKEHYEFRVTASDKGSPVHKGTASVMIRVLDRNDNDPKFMLSGYSFSVLENMPPLSPVGMVTVMDVDKGENARVQLSVEPDGGKFVVQNGTGTILSSISFDREKESSYTFRLKAVDGGQPPRSSYVGVTINVLDENDNDPVVTKPSNTSFTRLSPLASPDSHVEIVEAEDLDSGPNADLIFSIAGGNPYQLFRISPSSGEITLAKEMTPKYGGLHRLVVKVSDRGKPARHATALVHIYVNETITNVSLVEALVGHSIYTPLDRDIAGDPDSGFAAQRSNILFGSLAGVAGVVMLILVVVFIRHRIQRETKSGYQAGKKETKDLYAPKQAPKNAKGKRGRKGKPQKSPKPLGEEEEVSLQKSLKFNLDAVNDSPRIHLPLTYSPESPDIGRHYRSNSPLPSIQLQAQSPSGSQKHQAVQDLPATNTFVGTGGDDNSTGSDQYSDYSYKNSQPKYNKQHPHRRVTFSTTNPVQDLQDASQHSYYDSGLEESETPSSKSSSGPRIGPLTLPEDHYERTTPDGSIGENEHPENDIRSLPDVAMTGNCTTECSELGHSDACWMPGHPSPVRRTTRNPPKLSTFVPYQERGSLGRLANGSAILGGEEHRSRLPPSRSAYASSGQDASQDCPLEEMSLSVTSEFPPTSPSAHTPKREIYL